The following are encoded in a window of Camarhynchus parvulus chromosome 1A, STF_HiC, whole genome shotgun sequence genomic DNA:
- the MRPS33 gene encoding 28S ribosomal protein S33, mitochondrial: MSNVSSYALRMARLSAQIFGDVVRPTDSKSMKVVKLFSEQPLAKRDEVHNWYPPHNTYYALMKKLRYFGLYRDEHQDFKEEMRRLKKLRGKEKPKKGEGKRALKKK, encoded by the exons ATGTCCAACGTTTCCAGCTACGCCCTCCGCATGGCCCGCCTCAGTGCCCAGATATTCGGCGACGTGGTCAGGCCCACAGACTCCAAATCCATGAAGGTGGTGAAGCTGTTCagtgagcagcccctggccaAGAGGGATGAGGTGCACAACTGGTACCCCCCTCACAACACCTACTATGCCCTCATGAAGAAACTCCGCTACTTCGGCCTCTACAG GGATGAGCATCAGGACTTCAAGGAGGAGATGAGGCGATTGAAAAAGCTCCGTGGGAAGGAAAAACCaaagaagggggaaggaaagagagCTCTCAAGAAGAAGTAG